CCAACATTCGAAATTGAAATTTGCAGGTTTTTCTTTCCAGAACTTGGTTGCATTTTTTTGGTTTGCGGCACCGCGGACATTGTGAGCACAAGTCAGTAACGCCCTTGCGAACTTGATTCGAAACATTTCAATACTTTTGTTTCCCTTCGCTGTGAGCCCGCATTCCCAGTCTTTCTCCTTCTCTCCAAAGTAGGTTTCCAAGTGGCGCATGACATACACACCATTCTCAGATAGGGACAGGTTGTTCCGCCACGGCATTGCAACTACATGTGTTGTGCACTTTCGAATCACATCAGCCAGTCTGGAGTCGTTGCACTTATCTATTGCGTCAGCCATGAATTTCCgctaaaacaaaaacatacataattttaCCGCATCACCAAAATatgttttaatgcataaaaggaaaaaaaatagagtgGTCACATATCATACCAGCAAAGATGGTGTGTCCCCATATTTGTCGCCGAACGATGCGTGCGACTCTGTGAGGGTGTGGTCAATAATGTTGATCTTGCCATCCGGCACATTGAAACAGACCACATATTGATGTATATTCCCCCAAATTGGGAAGAAGATCTACACGACGAAGATAACAATAAATGTTATTGTAAGATGTCCTAAACAATTGATTCTCATACAAATAAGTTTATATTCACACTAACCAGATCGTGTTTCTCCAATTTGCTGTATCCTGCTGCTAGTGCCTCCTCAAAAAGAATGGTCCAAAAAGACGCAAATCTCCTTTCTTCATCCCACTCTTCAGGGCTATCTATCAGCGATGGTGCCTACAATCGTTGTCGGTACTTCAGGTACTTATGTTGCAGAGTAATATTCATTTcgtaaatagataaaataatagatTCACTCACGCATGGCCTTGTCGAAAAGAAGAGTCTGGACGCTGTATATGGTGCCTTGAGCTTCTCCATATTGTTCAAATATGAGCACCAAGTGTCCACGATGACCGGGCTGACAGGTTTAAATGGTGCCAGTGAAAGGAACTCGGACTTCACTGTTTGTTTGTAGGAGTCTTCGTAAACAATTGCATCCCTGCATATCAATATAAAATGCCACGTTAATAATTGCCTACATAAGCACTATCAAATCCAAATAATGAAGCTAAAATCCCAGTAGGTTTATTACTGTTTTCAAAGAATACCAAACCTAATGTAGAATAAACTTCTATTACTGTATGATTACATAATGCACAATGAGAATTTCATAATGCGAAGTTTAGAAATTAATACATGAAATACAAAAAAACAATCAATAAAGAGAATCACCCTCTTCACACATCAAATGCAACACAAATAATACACACCTGATCGATTTATGCATCTCCGCTGTGCTCAGAACCCAGAAATATAGTTCCTTGTCATTGCCGTTAGCCTTGGCTGTAAGCCTTACAGCACGCTCGTTGAAAGGAGATCGCATAGCAGGACTAGCTTTCCTTAAACGTGTCGTTTCAACGTTTAAATCCTGCTGCAAATATACAATACACATACAACAATTAGGCAAAATCCTTAAAAGATGTTATCTATTATTTTGTTACCGATCGGATGGCCTCCTTAGCCTTGTtgaccttctcctttccttttacACGTCCAGCCGCGATTTTCAATGGCACGTCGGAACTAATACCACCCATCCCAGCCTCAAAAATTACTATCCCCTTCTCCTTTGACAGGGGCGGTCTCTGTGAATGCAAGGTTACAATACAATTCATAAGATAATTAGACATACTGCATAATGCCTAAGATACTCAATATAATGCACCAAACAtaataaataatgcacatactgCAATGTATAATGCACATTATATCTGACCTAACAACGTTAGATTAGTACAAACCTTTGTCACTGCAGGCTGTTTCTCCTGTCCACGCTTCAAAGCCATTTCCTTTGTCAAGCCTGATCTGTTATCTTCCTTTCCCTATGTTTTCAAGTCAATCAGATATGTGTCTTTACAAGTTCACATAAAAATGTTATGATATACAatacattaaattaaatcaaaccTTGACTCTCCCATCGGGACATGACATATCTGATATTACCTTAAcacatttttgttttgttgttgtcACCACCTCTTTACCACCTTCTCTAACTCTTCCAGTTCCGTCACCCGACAAACCCACCTTAGCATTTCCACCTTTCGTAATCTCCCTTCGCTCGTGTACCGTCTCCCCTACTCCACCAGTCTCCTGCGCAATACAACAATCATTTAAATGTtgtcaaaataacaaaaattatgtGCGCGAATAACTAATTTGGATACTTACGGCACCAACCACCTCCATGTGTGTTGCTGCAACTGAGGTGTGCACATATGCTGGGACTCCAAGTCCGGCAACATCACCTAATGGAGCAGACATTGTCGCGCCTCCTTGACACACTTCATTTAACGGCCGATCCACATCCGGTGCAACACTTGCTTGGCCATCAGGTTTGGAAGGTTGTACTCCTCCAGCGCTTACACATGCCTCGGGGGTTGGCTGTGTGGCAAACGGGTCGGGGCAGTCAAATCCATCTAAAACAAAAGATGGCCGTGTAAAGCTTTTTGTAATGGACTTTTTTTTGTCGTAGGCTGCCATCATTTTCTCCATCTCAGCAATCCATTCCTGACTGTACTCCTCCTCATCCTCTCTTGCTTGGGTCAAGGTTGTTGTTATTTCGTCATCTCCAACCTCCTCTTCCTCAGGAATCCCCAACAATTTTCTGCCAATTTGACTTCCCACACGGATGCAACCATCGTCAAGTAGCTCGAGAGGGATACTGATGAAATCATCAACCCACATAGAGATAGCGTGGGCCATCAACGCGCTAGAACCAACAAACTTGTCTCTTAGGCGCCTTGCTCTGTGGAGTCCCGTAGAGGACCCTTCTCCCGCAGCCATAGTTGCTCGCCTTTGCATTTCCTCTTCCGCTACCAATCTGTCCTTGTCTACACGTGGCTCTAATCTCCCAGTACCAAACTGGTCGCGTTCTAGATCCTCACGTTGCTTTAGGGAATCGGCTGTCCACCCTTTCATCGTAGGCCAGGTTCGTGCTACGCGTCGCCGGATGTGGACCACGCGGTCCACATAGCAGCACTGGAAAAATTATGCAAAAAATAGGGGTTATTGATCAATAATGCAAACTAcattacaaataatgcattatgtGACACATTATAATGCAGCATCTGATGATAAATATATAGCATCTCTTTTTTATTAGAAACCTACCACCAGGCAGTGTATTGGCCCGGAGAACAATGGAGACTGTCCGCTAGCCCAGCTCGGGTAAGTGGCCTCAAGGACCGACAACACGTAGCCACACCAATTAAGATTTCTGATATCCGCTACATTGTCGACAAAATGTAAAATCTTCGGCTTGCAGTGGCCGTCAGAAGGAGTTTCTACCAAAGCATTTTCAAGTAGGAACATGAATAGCTTCTTGAATTCATCTCCACCATCCACATCGGCCATCATCATCTGTGCAATATCTTTTTGGGTCATCTTAAATCGTCCCTTCTGGCATCTCTCTGCCAGTAGGTCATTAAATGTGAAGTTTGACTGCTTGCCCGTTGATGGCCTTGATATGACTTGTGGACCACGAGGGAACCCCAACGTTAGGTGGACATCCTCTTCGTCAAGAGTAAGGTATTCACCGCCTGTAAGTTGAATCTGGCAGCGGGCAAGATTTAAGGACCTCAATACCCAATATGCAAGATACAGAGGGATTTCCTTAATGTCGAAATCAAGGACCGCCCCAAATCCAATTTCTGTAACAGCCCTCTTCTGTCTGGGATTCAGCTGTTTCAAGCATTCAATGAATTCAGAAGGGGTTCTGCGGCAGTATAGTCGATCCTGTTTTCGCCCCGTAGGTTGTTTAGGCTCTCCTTGACGACCAGAGGTCCCAGGTCCTATCTCGGCTAACCTCTCCCTAAATCTTTTAGCAAGGGCCACTGGAATAATGTCGTCGACAACACTGTCTATGTCGACTCTAAGCTGGTTATCTGAAATGGACCAAAAAACACATCATGAACTGAATTTGATTACTGATTAATATGTAAAGGAGAATATATGATGCTGAAGTCGcaataattaatgaattaaacTTAAACACCACAGATAACACCATTAATACATATACCACAACATATGATGCGTATGGCACAATAATTAGTGTATAATACTTAACAACGACAGCTATGACCGTAAATAATGCTTCAAATACTTACTACAATGCAAATATCACGTTACATAATGCacagaataaagtaaataatgcacataaatTTACAAGTTCACTTTATGCATAAATCATAGAGGACACATAATGCACAGAATGGCCTACAAAAATGCACAGAGTAATCTTAGTCATATTGCATACAATGAACCAAATAATTCTTACTGTCAATCCATATTGTAAAGAATGTATATTCAATCGTCAATCTGAATCCTCTGTAACAATACAGACAACACACCTTTTCAGCAGCAATATAATGCATAGAtaatgatacataatgcacGATATGCCCAAAAAAATGCACACAGTAATGTTAAATATCTTATTCTCTAGCACGGTTAACACAAGCAACACACAGACCTGGGACCATTATTATACACAATAAACTAAACTGATACTGAAAAACACAAGATGCGACGGCAATCTACCTGCATCCTGTGAGGCTTGCGAGCGCGGACGTCCTCTTTTAGGCATTTTGAACCTGGCATAAAACAGAAATATAAGAGACCTAAATCCATCCCCGTTTAACACAACACAATATCTACATCAGGATAATCAGTTACAACCAATTGTCGAACAATTTATTTCGGATATTTTTGCGCCTCGTCGCAttcaaagattcaatttttacaaCATGGGTCTGCCAAATCACTGAAAAAAGATGCCTAAATCACTGTCAACACATACCAACTAGAAATGAATCGGTGTTTCTGAGTATATGTTATCGGCGAGAGCTACTAACTACGAAATTCGGTCGACAAAATCACCAGTATTCTCCGGCGGCGCTGGGAGGGAGAATGTTAGGGTTTCGGCTGTTGAGAAAGTGGAAGGAGTGGCTTGGGTTAAGTGGGTAATGAATGAAGAAAGAAGTAGAAAGGGGTCGTTTCAAATCCCCCGAAATTCTCGACTACTAAAAATATGGCGGTTCATATTTGGTTAAAATGTCTAGATTAACCCTATATTGCATGTACCatccttctataatgcaacacgaaaGTAGTTTTATTGACACATTTTGATCCATCGATTCCCTACATCTAACGGTtattattaagaaggaaaaaggatgtaagatgtgaaaaggagaataaggctcccatatatatatatatatatatatatatatatatagggatgtattcatttcctttttgtatcttttgttctttgttctttttaatctcagccccacgattttgtcatccgacggttagattggtgccacgtgtcatttaataatgcagattttcagttgaataaggcgcaccgactaataatgcaccattatagtgtaataatgtagattttcagttgaataatgcaccattatagtgtaataatgcagatcatctggaccgttatgaatgagatctaacggcccatattaagaagaataaaggatctaagggatgaataggagaataacgctaactagatctaatggcccagatttgatctctagttcggtctttaaaattggttcgacattgatcacaactctctctctctatatatatatatatatatatatatatatatatatatatatatatatagagtaaatAGGGTAGTGATATATACAAAACACCTCCATAGTGTAGAATTAGAGACCAAAATATAATCACTAGATCAGATTTTGAATGGATTAGATTAAGATTTGGACGTCATATTTCCATAGTTCATTCTTAACTCGAATTACTTCATCCAGGGTGTAATTTGGTACTTTTGTAATTAAGTCAATGTTGTTAATTATGGTATGAACGAAATTAAGTTACAGATTATTCCCATCTTCACCATTTTGTTTTTCCGTTCTAttcctctctcactctcaatCTGATTCTATGATTTCTTCTCAACGAAAGAAACCTAGGGTTAAGGGTTCATTGCGCTGCCGTTGACAGTGTAATCTAACTACAAATTGGAGAAGGAGACACCATTCCTCTACAATCTATctgaatttttcttttttggtggTAGTGTGTGAGGGAAAATCTGGAATGAAACCCAAGAATTAGAGGCTATAACCAAAGGTTTGACGTAGTTTccacttcatttttatttttatagtttgGTTAATGTTTCACTTCTCTACAATCAGCAATATATTTTTGAATCCTTCGATTGGGTAAATTTGTTTCATCTTAATTTTGTATTATGAATTGATTGCACTATGTGAAGTGATTTAGTAAGAagatgaataaattatattgttcaatgaatatatttgttttgaatttttcaaagtAGATTCATATTAACATAAAATGATTACATATTTTGGTGAATTTattacattataagatgaagaaagttgtttattaaatgaaataatttgGTATGCTGTAACTGAATCACTTCATATTTGGTATGAACTGATTTGTTCTATGGTGATGTGACAAATATGTGTTTTGTTGGGAAGTTGAGTATAAGATGAAGAAAGTTGATTATTATATGAAATGATTACTTACTTTAGTTTTGAAATTGGATCCATTTTCAGTGTATTTGTGGGGAGTTATGATTGTTTATTAGATGGTCTGTTGTGAATTCATAGATATATGTTTTAACCAGAATGCtagattaaattaataaaaacaggTGAAGTTATTACACTGTAAGATAAAGAAATGTGATTATATGATTAAGTGATTACATAGTGTAATTATGAATTTAAGTGTAATTGTAATGAGTTTGTTTTTTCATAAATGCAGGAAAAAGTCATGAATACCTCAACTACAAACGCATATAACATCATAGTCAAGAGGCGAGCAAATACAATGATATTGATGCAGAAAAAATGTAGCAGATTacctaaaaatgaattaatgtaATTCTTGGTTTATGTTTTGGGACACTTTTGAAATTGGCACTTTTTTGGGACAGGTTTAAATGGTGCCAGTGAAAGGAACTCGGACTTCACTGTTTGTTTGTAGGAGTCTTCGTAAACAATTGCATCCCTGCATATCAATATAAAATGCCACGTTAATAATTGCCTACATAAGCACTATCAAATCCAAATAATGAAGCTAAAATCCCAGTAGGTTTATTACTGTTTTCAAAGAATACCAAACCTAATGTAGAATAAACTTCTATTACTGTATGATTACATAATGCACAATGAGAATTTCATAATGCGAAGTTTAGAAATTAATACATGAAATACAAAAAAACAATCAGTAAAGAGAATCACCCTCTTCACACATCAAATGCAACACAAATAATACACACCTGATCGATTTATGCGTCTCCGCTGTGCTCAGAACCCAGAAATATAGTTCCTTGTCATTGCCGTTAGCCTTGGCTGTAAGCCTTACAGCACGCTCGTTGAAAGGAGATCGCATAGCAGGACTAGCTTTCCTTAAACGTGTCGTTTCAACGTTTAAATCCTGCTGCAAATATACAATACACATACAACAATTAGGCAAAATCCTTAAAAGATGTTATCTATTATTTTGTTACCGATCGGATGGCCTCCTTAGCCTTGTtgaccttctcctttccttttacACGTCCAGCCGCGATTTTCAATGGCACGTCGGAACTAATACCACCCATCCCAGCCTCAAAAATTACTATCCCCTTCTCCTTTGACAGGGGCGGTCTCTGTGAATGCAAGGTTACAATACAATTCATAAGATAATTAGACATACTGCATAATGCCTAAGATACTCAATATAATGCACCAAACAtaataaataatgcatataatGCATAAGAtactcaatataatgcatgaaacataataaataatgcacatactgCAATGTATAATGCACATTATATCTGACCTAACAACGTTAGATTAGTACAAACCTTTGTCACTGCAGGCTGTTTCTCCTGTCCACGCTTCAAAGCCATTTCCTTTGTCAAGCCTGATCTGTTATCTTCCTTTCCCTATGTTTTCAAGTCAATCAGATATGTGTCTTTACAAGTTCACATAAAAATGTTATGATATACAatacattaaattaaatcaaaccTTGACTCTCCCATCGGGACATGACATATCTGATATTACCTTAAcacatttttgttttgttgttgtcACCACCTCTTTACCACCTTCTCTAAATCTTCCAGTTTCGTCACCCGACAAACCCACCTTAGCATTTCCACCTTTCGTAATCTCCCTTCGCTCGTGTACCGTCTCCCCTACTCCACCAGTCTCCTGCGCAATACAACAATCATTTAAATGTtgtcaaaataacaaaaattatgtGCGCGAATAACTAATTTGGATACTTACGGCACAAACCACCTCCATGTGTGTTGCTGCAACTGAGGTGTGCACATATGCTGGGACTCCAAGTCCGGCAACATCACCTAATGGAGCAGACATTGTCGCGCCTCCTTGACACACTTCATTTAACGGCCGATCCACATCCTGTGCAACACTTGCTTGGCCATCAGGTTTGGGAGGTTGTACTCCTCCAGCGCTTACACATGCCTCGGGGGTTGGCTGTGTGGCAAACGGGTCGGGGCAGTCAAATCCATCTAAAACAAAAGATGGCCGTGTAAAGCTTTTTGTAATGGACTTTTTTTTGTCGTAGGCTGCCATCATTTTCTCCATCTCAGCAATCCATTCCTGACTGTACTCCTCCTCATCCTCTCTTGCTTGGGTCAAGGTTGTTGTTATTTCGTCATCTCCAACCTCCTCTTCCTCAGGAATCCCCAACAATTTTCTGCCAATTTGACTTCCCACACGGATGCAACCATCGTCAAGTAGCTCGAGAGGGATACTGATGAAATCATCAACCCACATAGAGATAGCGTGGGCCATCAACGCGCTAGAACCAACAAACTTGTCTCTTAGGCGCCTTGCTCTGTGGAGTCCCGTAGAGGACCCTTCTCCCGCAGCCATAGTTGCTCGCCTTTGCATTTCCTCTTCCGCTACCAATCTGTCCTTGTCTACACGTGGCTCTAATCTCCCAGTACGAAACTGGTCGCGTTCTAGATCCTCACGTTGCTTTAGGGAATCAGCTGTCCACCCTTTCATCGTAGGCCAGGTTCGTACTACGCGTCGCCGGATGTGGACCACGCGATCCACATAGCAGCACTGGAAAAATTATGCAAAAAATAGGGGTTATTGATCAATAATGCAAACTAcattacaaataatgcattatgtGACACATTATAATGCAGCATCTGATGATAAATATATAGCATCTCTTTTTTATTAGAAACCTACCACCAGGCAGTGTATTGGCCCGGAGAACAATGGAGACTGTCCGCTAGCCCAGCTCGGGTAAGTGGCCTCAAGGACCGACAACACGTAGCCACACCAATTAAGATTTCTGATATCCGCTACATTGTCGACAAAATGTAAAATCTTCGGCTTGCAGTGGCCGTCAGAAGGAGTTTCTACCAAAGCATTTTCAAGTAGGAACATGAATAGCTTCTTGAATTCATCTCCACCATCCACATCGGCCATCATCATCTGTGCAATATCTTTTGGGGTCATCTTAAATCGTCCCTTCTGGCATCTCTCTGCCAGTAGGTCATTAAATGTGAAGTTTGACTGCTTGCCCGTTGATGGCCTTGATATGACTTGTGGACCACGAGGGAACCCCAACGTTAGGTGGACATCCTCTTCGTCAAGAGTAAGGTATTCACCGCCTGTAAGTTGAATCTGGCAGCGGGCAAGATTTAAGGACCTCAATACCCAATATGCAAGATACGGAGGGATTTCCTTAATGTCGAAATCAAGGACCGCCCCAAATCCAATTTCTGTAACAGCCCTCTTCTGTCTGGGATTCAGCTGTTTCAAGCATTCAATGAATTCAGAAGGGGTTCTGCGGCAGCATAGTCGATCCTGTTTTCGCCCCGTAGGTTGTTTAGGCTCTCCTTGACGACCAGAGGTCCCAGGTCCTATCTCGGCTAACCTCTCCCTAAATCTTTTAGCAAGGGCCACTGGAATAATGTCGTCGACAACACTGTCTATGTCGACTCTAAGCTGGTTATCTGAAATGGACCAAAAAACACATCATGAACTGAATTTGATTACTGATTAATATGTAAAGGAGAATATATGATGCTGAAGTCGcaataattaatgaattaaacTTAAACACCACAGATAACACCATTAATACATATACCACAACATATGATGCGTATGGCACAATAATTAGTGTATAATACTTAACAACGACAGCTATGACCGTAAATAATGCTTCAAATACTTACTACGATGCAAATATCACGTTACATAATGCacagaataaagtaaataatgcacataaatTTACAGGTTCACTTTATGCATAAATCATAGAGGACACATAATGCACAGAATGGCCTACAAAAATGCACAGAGTAATCTTAGCCATATTGCATACAATGAACCAAATAATTCTTACTGTCAATCCATATTGTAAAGAATCTATATTCAATC
This genomic interval from Salvia splendens isolate huo1 chromosome 13, SspV2, whole genome shotgun sequence contains the following:
- the LOC121760693 gene encoding uncharacterized protein LOC121760693, whose translation is METGKTDSLGSSDKEERWRGKGRVPYAEEPLNPAGSSDSEEVEIEEPDECLNFEPAEVWITKGLLDAMKKFDDPKREATYKERCSTGKLAKSGKRYVLEELEEIDSDEKFRQYISAIGFDWLLKHSETEVPAALEFFSTFRLKSTTDLDADSITFRLFTEEHEMSLREWSLWMGLFTRAEDDDGIWNERMVGAPRKTPGFTPQSAWEFVTHPKVGQFKTSYSKAFNINNRILRPAIRWPQTLKGRVTVLVGKSSTQNDRMAEAVSLMMMMTEWLREKFPEPHTTLPAGSSSVPTQPGQRSSALQLPPPASKPLTAPSASKPIYCVVLNGDGFRSLIFLFYARFKMPKRGRPRSQASQDADNQLRVDIDSVVDDIIPVALAKRFRERLAEIGPGTSGRQGEPKQPTGRKQDRLCCRRTPSEFIECLKQLNPRQKRAVTEIGFGAVLDFDIKEIPPYLAYWVLRSLNLARCQIQLTGGEYLTLDEEDVHLTLGFPRGPQVISRPSTGKQSNFTFNDLLAERCQKGRFKMTPKDIAQMMMADVDGGDEFKKLFMFLLENALVETPSDGHCKPKILHFVDNVADIRNLNWCGYVLSVLEATYPSWASGQSPLFSGPIHCLVCCYVDRVVHIRRRVVRTWPTMKGWTADSLKQREDLERDQFRTGRLEPRVDKDRLVAEEEMQRRATMAAGEGSSTGLHRARRLRDKFVGSSALMAHAISMWVDDFISIPLELLDDGCIRVGSQIGRKLLGIPEEEEVGDDEITTTLTQAREDEEEYSQEWIAEMEKMMAAYDKKKSITKSFTRPSFVLDGFDCPDPFATQPTPEACVSAGGVQPPKPDGQASVAQDVDRPLNEVCQGGATMSAPLGDVAGLGVPAYVHTSVAATHMEVVCAETGGVGETVHERREITKGGNAKVGLSGDETGRFREGGKEVVTTTKQKCVKGKEDNRSGLTKEMALKRGQEKQPAVTKRPPLSKEKGIVIFEAGMGGISSDVPLKIAAGRVKGKEKVNKAKEAIRSQDLNVETTRLRKASPAMRSPFNERAVRLTAKANGNDKELYFWVLSTAETHKSIRDAIVYEDSYKQTVKSEFLSLAPFKPVPKKCQFQKCPKT